The following proteins come from a genomic window of Mauremys mutica isolate MM-2020 ecotype Southern chromosome 7, ASM2049712v1, whole genome shotgun sequence:
- the IP6K1 gene encoding inositol hexakisphosphate kinase 1 isoform X2, translating to MCVCQTMEVGKYGKNASRAGERGVLLEPFIHQVGGHSSMMRYDDHTVCKPLISREQRFYESLPPEMKEFTPEYKGVVSVCFEGDSDGYINLVAYPYVESEVLEQDDMPERDQPRRKHSRRSLHRSSSVGEHKEERLGLAGDNPESIQETKSPKVELHIHSDVPFQMLDGNTSLSSEKISYNPWSLRCHKQQLSRMRSESKDRKLYKFLLLENVVHHFRFPCVLDLKMGTRQHGDDASEEKAARQMKKCEQSTSATLGVRVCGMQVYQLDTGHYLCRNKYYGRGLSIEGFRSALYQYLHNGLELRKDLFEPILAKLRSLKAVLERQASYRFYSSSLLIIYDGKDNRAGMFMERRAEMRLKRVDTSLPESLQDDTSTEPSPSALPKVDVRMIDFAHSTFKGFRDDPTVHDGPDMGYVFGLESLINIMEQMREENQ from the exons ATGTGTGTTTGTCAAACCATGGAAGTGGGCAAGTATGGCAAAAATGCCAGTCGAGCCGGAGAGCGAGGGGTCCTGTTGGAGCCTTTCATTCACCAGGTGGGCGGCCACAGCAGCATGATGCGCTACGATGACCACACTGTTTGCAAGCCCCTCATTTCCCGAGAACAGCGCTTCTACGAGTCCCTGCCCCCGGAAATGAAGGAGTTCACGCCTGAGTACAAAG GTGTGGTGTCCGTCTGCTTTGAGGGAGACAGTGATGGCTACATTAACCTGGTAGCATATCCCTATGTGGAGAGCGAGGTTTTGGAGCAGGATGACATGCCAGAGAGGGACCAGCCTCGGCGCAAGCACTCCCGCAGGAGCCTTCACAGATCCAGCAGTGTCGGTGAGCACAAGGAGGAGAGACTCGGCCTGGCCGGTGACAACCCTGAGAG CATCCAAGAGACAAAGAGCCCTAAGGTGGAGCTGCACATCCATTCCGATGTTCCGTTTCAGATGCTGGATGGGAACACCAGCCTGAGCTCAGAAAAGATCAGCTACAACCCATGGAGTCTGCGCTGCCATAAGCAGCAGCTGAGCCGCATGCGATCGGAGTCCAAGGACCGAAAGCTCTACA AGTTCCTTTTGCTGGAGAATGTGGTGCACCATTTCCGATTTCCCTGTGTGCTTGACCTGAAGATGGGGACCAGGCAGCATGGAGATGATGCTTCTGAAGAGAAGGCTGCGCGGCAGATGAAGAAGTGTGAACAGAGTACCTCAGCCACGCTGGGTGTGAGAGTTTGTGGAATGCAG GTCTATCAGCTGGACACGGGACATTACTTATGCAGAAATAAGTACTACGGCCGTGGTCTCTCCATTGAGGGGTTCCGCAGTGCCCTCTACCAGTACCTCCACAATGGCCTAGAGCTGCGCAAGGACCTCTTTGAGCCTATACTCGCCAAACTCCGGAGCCTGAAGGCTGTGCTAGAGAGGCAGGCATCCTACCGCTTCTACTCCAGCTCCCTCCTCATCATTTATGACGGGAAGGACAATAGGGCAGGCATGTTCATGGAGCGCAGGGCAGAGATGCGCCTAAAGCGGGTGGACACCTCTCTCCCAGAGAGCCTGCAGGATGACACCAGCACagagcccagcccttctgcccTGCCCAAGGTGGATGTGCGCATGATTGACTTTGCACACAGCACATTCAAAGGGTTTCGGGATGACCCCACTGTGCATGATGGACCCGACATGGGCTATGTATTTGggctggaaagcctcatcaacataatGGAACAGATGCGGGAGGAGAACCAGTAG
- the IP6K1 gene encoding inositol hexakisphosphate kinase 1 isoform X1: MCVCQTMEVGKYGKNASRAGERGVLLEPFIHQVGGHSSMMRYDDHTVCKPLISREQRFYESLPPEMKEFTPEYKGVVSVCFEGDSDGYINLVAYPYVESEVLEQDDMPERDQPRRKHSRRSLHRSSSVGEHKEERLGLAGDNPESSIQETKSPKVELHIHSDVPFQMLDGNTSLSSEKISYNPWSLRCHKQQLSRMRSESKDRKLYKFLLLENVVHHFRFPCVLDLKMGTRQHGDDASEEKAARQMKKCEQSTSATLGVRVCGMQVYQLDTGHYLCRNKYYGRGLSIEGFRSALYQYLHNGLELRKDLFEPILAKLRSLKAVLERQASYRFYSSSLLIIYDGKDNRAGMFMERRAEMRLKRVDTSLPESLQDDTSTEPSPSALPKVDVRMIDFAHSTFKGFRDDPTVHDGPDMGYVFGLESLINIMEQMREENQ, translated from the exons ATGTGTGTTTGTCAAACCATGGAAGTGGGCAAGTATGGCAAAAATGCCAGTCGAGCCGGAGAGCGAGGGGTCCTGTTGGAGCCTTTCATTCACCAGGTGGGCGGCCACAGCAGCATGATGCGCTACGATGACCACACTGTTTGCAAGCCCCTCATTTCCCGAGAACAGCGCTTCTACGAGTCCCTGCCCCCGGAAATGAAGGAGTTCACGCCTGAGTACAAAG GTGTGGTGTCCGTCTGCTTTGAGGGAGACAGTGATGGCTACATTAACCTGGTAGCATATCCCTATGTGGAGAGCGAGGTTTTGGAGCAGGATGACATGCCAGAGAGGGACCAGCCTCGGCGCAAGCACTCCCGCAGGAGCCTTCACAGATCCAGCAGTGTCGGTGAGCACAAGGAGGAGAGACTCGGCCTGGCCGGTGACAACCCTGAGAG CAGCATCCAAGAGACAAAGAGCCCTAAGGTGGAGCTGCACATCCATTCCGATGTTCCGTTTCAGATGCTGGATGGGAACACCAGCCTGAGCTCAGAAAAGATCAGCTACAACCCATGGAGTCTGCGCTGCCATAAGCAGCAGCTGAGCCGCATGCGATCGGAGTCCAAGGACCGAAAGCTCTACA AGTTCCTTTTGCTGGAGAATGTGGTGCACCATTTCCGATTTCCCTGTGTGCTTGACCTGAAGATGGGGACCAGGCAGCATGGAGATGATGCTTCTGAAGAGAAGGCTGCGCGGCAGATGAAGAAGTGTGAACAGAGTACCTCAGCCACGCTGGGTGTGAGAGTTTGTGGAATGCAG GTCTATCAGCTGGACACGGGACATTACTTATGCAGAAATAAGTACTACGGCCGTGGTCTCTCCATTGAGGGGTTCCGCAGTGCCCTCTACCAGTACCTCCACAATGGCCTAGAGCTGCGCAAGGACCTCTTTGAGCCTATACTCGCCAAACTCCGGAGCCTGAAGGCTGTGCTAGAGAGGCAGGCATCCTACCGCTTCTACTCCAGCTCCCTCCTCATCATTTATGACGGGAAGGACAATAGGGCAGGCATGTTCATGGAGCGCAGGGCAGAGATGCGCCTAAAGCGGGTGGACACCTCTCTCCCAGAGAGCCTGCAGGATGACACCAGCACagagcccagcccttctgcccTGCCCAAGGTGGATGTGCGCATGATTGACTTTGCACACAGCACATTCAAAGGGTTTCGGGATGACCCCACTGTGCATGATGGACCCGACATGGGCTATGTATTTGggctggaaagcctcatcaacataatGGAACAGATGCGGGAGGAGAACCAGTAG